Proteins co-encoded in one Ruegeria pomeroyi DSS-3 genomic window:
- a CDS encoding glutamine synthetase family protein, translating to MKDRLRAMFCDHLSVMRGKYLPNSKIADSSTRFCRSTFGVHYDRDLLDAPGAMMKQGLPDMELKWVHDDIRDSWHSGTKVVLGDLYDDHDQPLPLCPRGALKRAVAAWQAHGLSPKVGIELECFALQADDNGRLVPYDAPGGVVYGTGPFADPLRFNDRIWAMAEEMGFSLDMITAEFDSPQFEYTLTFDDALKAVDDIVLFRLMAREIALEYGIVLTFMPKPIAEAGGSGMHINFSFQDETGANALSSGPRGGPEHMNDLARGCLAGLLHHHKGLAGLIAPTANSYMRLQPGSLSGYWQNWGGDHRNVTTRISSEGGAKARLEHRMADASANPYTAVAAVLQAARLGVENGHTLPPMETGDGFDQTDAKEGTAIDLAGAVRDLERDSVLTEAVGAELVANHVFMKQKEVRKTRDLEGDALRDFYVYFI from the coding sequence ATGAAAGACAGATTGCGCGCGATGTTCTGCGACCATCTCAGCGTGATGCGGGGCAAATACCTGCCCAATTCCAAGATCGCCGACAGTTCCACCCGGTTCTGCCGCTCGACCTTTGGCGTGCACTACGACCGCGACCTGCTGGACGCACCCGGCGCGATGATGAAGCAGGGCCTGCCGGATATGGAGCTGAAATGGGTGCATGACGATATCCGCGACAGCTGGCACAGCGGTACCAAGGTGGTGCTGGGCGACCTTTACGATGATCACGACCAGCCGCTGCCGCTCTGCCCGCGCGGGGCGCTGAAACGGGCGGTGGCCGCCTGGCAGGCGCACGGTCTCAGCCCCAAGGTGGGGATCGAGCTGGAATGTTTCGCGCTTCAGGCCGACGATAACGGGCGGCTGGTGCCCTATGACGCGCCCGGCGGCGTGGTCTATGGCACCGGTCCCTTTGCCGATCCGCTGCGGTTCAATGACCGGATCTGGGCGATGGCCGAGGAGATGGGATTCTCGCTCGACATGATCACCGCCGAGTTCGACAGCCCGCAGTTCGAATATACGCTGACCTTTGACGATGCGCTCAAGGCGGTGGACGATATCGTGCTGTTCCGCCTGATGGCGCGCGAGATCGCGCTGGAATATGGCATCGTGCTGACCTTCATGCCGAAACCGATCGCCGAGGCGGGCGGATCGGGCATGCATATCAACTTCTCCTTCCAGGACGAGACGGGGGCAAATGCGCTGTCCTCGGGCCCGCGCGGTGGGCCCGAGCATATGAACGATCTGGCGCGCGGCTGTCTGGCGGGCCTGTTGCACCATCACAAGGGGCTGGCGGGGCTGATCGCGCCGACCGCCAATTCCTACATGCGGCTGCAACCCGGCTCGCTCTCGGGCTATTGGCAGAACTGGGGCGGCGATCATCGCAACGTCACCACCCGCATCAGCTCCGAGGGCGGCGCCAAGGCGCGGCTGGAACACCGGATGGCCGATGCCTCCGCGAACCCATATACCGCCGTGGCCGCCGTGTTGCAGGCGGCAAGGTTGGGGGTCGAGAACGGCCACACCCTGCCGCCGATGGAGACCGGCGACGGCTTCGATCAGACCGATGCCAAGGAGGGCACTGCCATCGACCTGGCCGGAGCGGTCCGCGATCTGGAACGCGACAGCGTACTCACCGAGGCGGTGGGCGCCGAGCTGGTCGCCAACCATGTGTTCATGAAACAGAAGGAAGTGCGCAAGACCCGCGACCTCGAAGGTGATGCGCTGCGCGATTTCTATGTCTATTTCATCTGA
- a CDS encoding 2Fe-2S iron-sulfur cluster-binding protein: MRVTWKLADGREIAAEVAPGLSLMEAALANNVPGVIGECGGCLSCATCHVVVDAAWSERTGAPGEFEDAMLDITAAERQPRSRLSCQIEAHPDLDGLVLHVPEA; this comes from the coding sequence ATGCGCGTGACCTGGAAACTGGCCGACGGCCGCGAAATCGCGGCCGAGGTCGCCCCCGGCCTGTCGCTGATGGAAGCGGCGCTGGCCAACAACGTGCCCGGCGTGATCGGCGAATGCGGCGGCTGCCTGAGCTGTGCAACCTGTCACGTGGTGGTGGATGCGGCCTGGTCCGAGCGCACGGGCGCACCGGGCGAGTTCGAGGATGCCATGCTCGACATCACCGCAGCCGAGCGGCAACCAAGGAGCCGCCTCAGCTGCCAGATCGAGGCGCATCCCGATCTTGACGGGCTGGTGCTGCACGTACCCGAGGCCTGA
- a CDS encoding FkbM family methyltransferase: MPETKSVAAECLGVKVPASRFLNETRIERINAARYEGQEIAGALHVTGPKDVVLEIGAGLGIVGAVVAKNAKPKSVTSFEANPELVPEIEALYALNRLGKKISLRNQILISAPDRPESMPFHIRSSYLGSSLLNPTERPSTVVDVPTADFAEVCAETGATVLIMDIEGGELELLRHADLSQFRAVVLEFHPEAYEIAGMRECKGILNAAGFEKVNEKSTRTVWTCLRPDS; encoded by the coding sequence GTGCCCGAAACAAAATCCGTCGCCGCAGAGTGTCTGGGCGTCAAGGTTCCGGCCTCCCGGTTCCTCAACGAAACCCGGATCGAACGCATCAACGCCGCCCGATACGAGGGGCAGGAGATCGCCGGTGCGCTGCATGTCACCGGCCCCAAGGACGTGGTGCTGGAAATCGGCGCCGGGCTTGGCATTGTCGGCGCGGTGGTGGCCAAGAACGCCAAGCCGAAATCGGTGACCTCGTTCGAGGCCAATCCCGAACTGGTGCCCGAGATCGAGGCGCTTTATGCGCTCAACCGGCTGGGCAAGAAGATCAGCCTGCGCAACCAGATCCTGATCAGCGCGCCGGACCGGCCCGAGAGCATGCCGTTTCATATCCGCAGCAGCTATCTCGGCTCGTCTCTCCTCAACCCGACCGAGCGGCCCTCGACAGTGGTTGACGTGCCCACCGCCGATTTCGCTGAGGTTTGCGCCGAAACCGGCGCCACCGTTCTGATCATGGATATCGAGGGGGGCGAACTGGAGCTGCTGCGTCACGCGGATCTGAGCCAGTTCCGCGCCGTCGTGCTGGAGTTCCACCCCGAGGCCTATGAGATCGCCGGCATGCGCGAATGCAAGGGAATCCTGAACGCGGCCGGGTTCGAGAAGGTGAACGAGAAATCTACCCGCACGGTCTGGACCTGCCTGCGCCCTGACAGCTGA
- a CDS encoding IclR family transcriptional regulator, translating to MGTVSKALSLLALFNHGRLEMGLSELTRLSGMNKATVYRMMTELQAAGFVEQMNGDRAYRLGPEVLRLAALREAAVPLLSVSRDVLRRLCDETGETSHMSIQRNGQLTTLTHAYSSHHGTRVAMEDAEILSLHATGSGLAFLAFSSEEVVEHALSAPLIKHTPQTETDPARLRQALAEAQQSGVAESVGGFEADVHSHAAPIFGADQRPIGALAVAAPVSRMTAELKSRVRAALKEAALDLTQRTGGFCPPGYPGAA from the coding sequence ATGGGAACGGTTTCCAAGGCATTGTCCCTGCTGGCATTGTTCAACCACGGGCGGCTCGAAATGGGCCTGAGCGAGCTGACGCGCCTGTCGGGCATGAACAAGGCGACGGTCTATCGGATGATGACCGAGCTTCAGGCGGCGGGATTCGTCGAACAGATGAACGGCGACCGGGCCTATCGGCTGGGTCCCGAAGTGCTGCGGCTGGCGGCGTTGCGCGAGGCGGCGGTGCCGCTGCTATCGGTGTCGCGCGACGTGCTGCGGCGCCTGTGCGACGAGACCGGCGAGACCTCGCATATGTCGATCCAGCGCAACGGGCAGCTGACCACGCTGACCCATGCCTATAGCAGCCACCACGGCACCCGGGTGGCGATGGAGGATGCCGAGATCCTGTCGCTGCACGCCACCGGGTCGGGCCTGGCCTTTCTCGCCTTCTCGTCCGAGGAGGTGGTGGAACACGCCCTGTCTGCGCCACTGATCAAGCATACACCGCAGACCGAGACCGACCCCGCGCGCCTGCGCCAGGCGCTGGCCGAGGCACAGCAAAGCGGCGTCGCGGAATCGGTAGGCGGGTTCGAGGCGGATGTGCATTCCCACGCGGCGCCGATCTTTGGCGCCGATCAGCGCCCGATCGGGGCGCTGGCGGTGGCGGCACCGGTCTCGCGGATGACGGCAGAGCTGAAATCCCGGGTGCGCGCCGCCCTCAAGGAGGCCGCGCTCGACCTGACTCAGCGCACCGGCGGGTTCTGCCCGCCGGGCTATCCCGGCGCAGCCTAG
- a CDS encoding tripartite tricarboxylate transporter substrate binding protein, with protein sequence MTIKTKIAGAFATAAIALTAGMAVAEYPEKPVNFIVPWPPGDLEDVLTRMIADDFQEKYGVAAAVVNKPGGGGGPFPGAIEVANAPADGYTIGSFVIGVPVMGHQIDIAPLTPAKFDPLGIFLTYPFVIATSGDAPYSSMAELAEYAKSNEVALGHFGDVLTPTQVTKAFAKNAGFEWGSDAAFDALDCNTLASGDADVINTTLQLILPCLDSVKVLTSITDQRIPLVPDAPAIGELDADLNIALWNGLFVTKDTPQDVRDKIIAVAKESMMSERAQAVAKETGALVYWQDAGDSAARIENDIATMARIGGLLE encoded by the coding sequence ATGACGATCAAGACCAAGATCGCGGGCGCCTTTGCGACCGCAGCGATTGCGCTGACTGCCGGAATGGCAGTGGCGGAATATCCCGAAAAGCCGGTGAACTTCATCGTGCCCTGGCCGCCGGGCGATCTGGAGGATGTGCTGACCCGCATGATCGCCGACGATTTCCAGGAGAAATACGGTGTCGCGGCGGCCGTTGTGAACAAGCCCGGCGGTGGCGGTGGCCCCTTCCCGGGCGCCATCGAGGTCGCAAACGCGCCCGCCGACGGCTATACCATCGGGTCTTTCGTGATCGGGGTGCCGGTGATGGGCCACCAGATCGACATCGCGCCGCTGACGCCCGCGAAATTCGATCCGCTGGGGATTTTCCTGACCTATCCCTTTGTCATCGCCACCTCGGGCGACGCGCCTTACAGCAGCATGGCGGAACTGGCCGAATATGCGAAATCCAACGAAGTGGCGCTGGGCCATTTCGGCGATGTGCTGACGCCGACGCAGGTGACCAAGGCTTTCGCCAAGAATGCCGGTTTCGAATGGGGCTCGGACGCGGCCTTTGACGCGCTCGACTGCAACACGCTGGCCTCGGGCGACGCGGATGTGATCAACACCACGCTGCAACTGATCCTGCCCTGTCTCGACAGCGTCAAGGTGCTGACCTCGATCACCGACCAGCGCATCCCGCTGGTGCCGGATGCGCCTGCCATCGGCGAGCTGGACGCCGATCTGAACATCGCGCTGTGGAACGGGCTGTTCGTGACCAAGGACACGCCGCAGGACGTGCGCGACAAGATCATCGCGGTGGCCAAGGAATCGATGATGAGCGAACGCGCCCAGGCGGTGGCCAAGGAGACCGGCGCGCTGGTCTATTGGCAGGACGCGGGCGACAGCGCCGCGCGCATCGAGAATGACATCGCCACCATGGCCCGTATCGGCGGCCTGCTGGAATAA
- a CDS encoding tripartite tricarboxylate transporter TctB family protein has protein sequence MPTERERRFVGPRRAQLIFALFFVVVSILLLSQIGSQTKWVEKSKLFAQPRFWPAVGLGGMAVLGTMHLYLLPWRKVTRYDWWELRKWTQVLEFALWFLAYVLLVPMIGYLPVTLVFVPLLAWRMGYRDRRMLGLSVLFAVAVVVLFKGLLGVKIPGGAIYEYLPGALRSFFILYL, from the coding sequence ATGCCCACCGAACGCGAGCGCCGCTTTGTCGGTCCCCGGCGCGCCCAGCTGATCTTTGCCCTGTTCTTTGTCGTGGTCTCGATCCTGCTGCTCAGCCAGATCGGCAGCCAGACGAAATGGGTCGAGAAATCCAAGCTCTTTGCCCAGCCTCGGTTCTGGCCCGCGGTCGGCCTGGGGGGCATGGCGGTGCTGGGTACGATGCACCTGTACCTTTTGCCCTGGCGCAAGGTGACCCGCTATGACTGGTGGGAGCTGCGCAAATGGACGCAGGTTCTGGAGTTCGCGCTCTGGTTCCTGGCCTATGTGCTGCTGGTCCCGATGATCGGCTATCTTCCGGTGACGCTGGTCTTTGTGCCGCTGCTGGCCTGGCGGATGGGCTATCGAGACCGGCGGATGCTGGGCCTGTCGGTCCTGTTCGCGGTTGCGGTGGTGGTGCTGTTCAAGGGGCTGTTGGGCGTCAAGATCCCCGGCGGCGCGATCTACGAATACCTTCCCGGCGCGTTGCGCAGCTTCTTTATCCTGTATCTCTGA
- a CDS encoding tripartite tricarboxylate transporter permease, giving the protein MDLLLSALDILMRWDVALALLTGSVGGVLIGAIPGVGPAVAIAILLPATFSMDPIVGLTVLLGIYGSSMYGGAIPAILINTPGTAVNALTTYDGYPMTARGEPRRALSLAYSASFFGGIFSVICLILFAPVLARVAPYFGSREIFLAALLGIILMVVAHRGQTLIAGALAAFGIFIQTIGLEPVKYTSRYTFDQPFLSGGINLIVVVLGLFALSQAFVLLTSEDEKIRMTRLRGGMFQGLRELARHPRVATVSASFGVVMGMIPGVGEFTAQFMSYTYAQRSSKRPQDFGNGSSEGLIAAETANNAVPAAAMVPLLALGIPGEALTAMMLSVFYVHNVVPGPGLFQNQMDFVVALYLSLLILNVLVLVFLLFATRSLIQVVRIPNRFLGVCILTLSFVGVYSLRNSATDCVMAALFGVLGYVLKRLSMPSVPIILGMVLGGIMEVKLRAGMARVKEPLDFIDRPVAFLLFLAIVLVLIGHFRRVLRERAEIKAAERGALKSGHRFGQMLGRRRGRFVKDRFKLVRARHAKRLRALKDLF; this is encoded by the coding sequence ATGGACCTGCTTCTTTCCGCTCTCGACATCCTGATGCGCTGGGACGTGGCGCTGGCGCTGCTGACCGGCTCGGTCGGAGGCGTGCTGATCGGTGCCATTCCCGGTGTCGGACCCGCCGTGGCCATCGCCATCCTGCTGCCGGCCACCTTCTCGATGGACCCGATCGTCGGGCTGACGGTGCTGTTGGGCATCTATGGCAGCTCGATGTATGGCGGCGCCATTCCCGCCATCCTGATCAACACGCCCGGCACCGCGGTGAACGCGCTGACCACCTATGACGGCTATCCGATGACGGCGCGCGGAGAGCCGCGCCGGGCGCTGAGCCTGGCCTATTCCGCCAGTTTCTTCGGCGGCATCTTCTCGGTGATCTGCCTGATCCTGTTTGCACCCGTGCTGGCGCGGGTGGCGCCCTATTTCGGCAGTCGCGAGATCTTTCTTGCCGCCCTTCTGGGGATCATCCTGATGGTGGTGGCCCATCGCGGGCAGACACTGATCGCGGGCGCGCTGGCGGCCTTTGGCATCTTCATCCAGACGATCGGGCTAGAGCCGGTGAAATACACCTCGCGCTATACGTTCGACCAGCCGTTCCTGTCGGGCGGCATCAACCTGATCGTGGTGGTGCTGGGTCTTTTTGCGCTCAGCCAGGCCTTTGTCCTGCTCACCTCGGAGGATGAGAAAATCCGCATGACCCGCCTGCGCGGCGGCATGTTCCAGGGCCTGCGCGAGTTGGCGCGCCACCCGCGCGTGGCGACCGTTTCGGCCAGTTTCGGCGTCGTGATGGGGATGATCCCCGGCGTCGGCGAGTTCACCGCGCAGTTCATGTCCTATACCTATGCGCAGCGCTCGTCCAAGCGGCCGCAGGATTTCGGCAACGGCTCTTCCGAGGGGCTGATCGCCGCCGAGACCGCCAACAACGCGGTGCCCGCCGCCGCCATGGTGCCGCTGCTGGCCCTGGGCATCCCCGGCGAGGCGCTGACCGCAATGATGCTGAGCGTGTTCTACGTGCATAACGTGGTGCCCGGCCCGGGCCTGTTCCAGAACCAGATGGATTTCGTGGTGGCGCTTTATCTGTCGCTGCTGATCCTCAACGTGCTGGTTCTGGTGTTCCTGCTGTTCGCCACCCGCTCGCTGATCCAGGTGGTTCGGATCCCGAACCGCTTTCTGGGGGTCTGTATCCTGACGCTCAGCTTTGTCGGGGTCTATTCGCTGCGCAACTCGGCCACCGATTGCGTGATGGCGGCGCTGTTCGGGGTGCTGGGCTATGTCTTGAAACGCCTCTCGATGCCTTCGGTGCCAATCATCCTGGGCATGGTTCTGGGCGGCATCATGGAGGTCAAGCTGCGCGCCGGCATGGCCCGCGTCAAGGAACCGCTCGATTTCATCGACCGCCCGGTCGCGTTCCTGCTTTTCCTCGCCATCGTGCTGGTGCTGATCGGCCATTTCCGCCGTGTGCTGCGCGAGCGGGCCGAGATCAAGGCCGCCGAACGGGGCGCGCTGAAATCGGGGCACCGGTTCGGCCAGATGCTGGGGCGGCGGCGCGGGCGCTTTGTCAAGGACCGGTTCAAGCTGGTGCGCGCCCGCCATGCCAAGCGGCTGCGCGCCCTCAAGGACCTGTTCTAG
- a CDS encoding 3-hydroxyacyl-CoA dehydrogenase NAD-binding domain-containing protein yields the protein MPEAIGYERVGDIVILAADNPPVNALGHAVRQGLAVGLDRAEAEGARGVLIYGTGRTFFAGADIREFGKPPKEPHLPELCNRIEASPLLVVSALHGTALGGGLEVALATHYRIAVPQAKVGLPEVHLGILPGAGGTQRLPRVAGVEAALDMITTGRHVRADEALRLGVIDRVAEGEPREIGLSYLRELLDEGAPRRPVGEMPAPAPVDFDAIYAAVLRKGRGQLSPATAVRAVQAACEAESFAAGLKRERELFMELMNSDQREGLIHAFFADRAVGKLPELEGVAPRPLAAIGVIGGGTMGAGIATAALLSGLSVTMLEMTPEAAEAAKGRIEGNLSGALKRGKLTAQQFDNLTTKALTLAIDYDALADADLVIEAVFEDMEVKKQVFTKLDAVCKPGAVLASNTSYLDINQIAAVTSRPQDVLGLHFFSPAHVMKLLEVVIADQTAPDVAATGFALGKRLGKVSVRAGVCDGFIGNRILSVYRTCADHMILDGASPYQIDEALEEFGFAMGPFAVADLAGLDIGWAVRKRKRAEGLDPRARDSAYADKLCEAGHFGQKTGKGYYDYAAGAKARVPNPEVLPLIEAERAQQGITPRAFSKDEIVRRYMAAMVNEAAKVVGEGIARRPLDVDVTLLYGYGFPRYRGGPLKWADMQGLPELLADIKRWAAEDAYFWQPAPLLEQLVAEGRTFDDLNKEAV from the coding sequence ATGCCCGAGGCCATCGGATACGAACGCGTTGGAGATATCGTCATTCTGGCGGCCGACAATCCGCCGGTCAATGCGCTGGGTCATGCGGTGCGTCAGGGGCTGGCTGTCGGGCTTGACCGGGCCGAGGCCGAGGGCGCGCGCGGGGTGCTGATCTACGGCACCGGGCGGACCTTTTTCGCCGGGGCCGATATTCGTGAATTCGGCAAGCCCCCGAAGGAACCGCACCTGCCCGAACTGTGCAATCGGATCGAGGCCTCGCCGCTGTTGGTGGTGTCGGCGCTGCACGGCACCGCGCTGGGTGGCGGGCTGGAAGTGGCACTGGCCACCCATTACCGGATCGCGGTGCCGCAGGCCAAGGTTGGCCTGCCCGAGGTGCATCTGGGGATTCTGCCGGGTGCCGGTGGCACCCAGCGCCTGCCGCGTGTGGCGGGGGTAGAGGCGGCGCTTGACATGATCACCACGGGCCGCCATGTGCGCGCCGACGAGGCGCTGCGTCTGGGTGTGATCGACCGCGTCGCCGAGGGCGAGCCGCGCGAAATCGGCCTGAGCTACCTGCGCGAACTGCTGGACGAGGGCGCCCCGCGCCGCCCGGTGGGCGAGATGCCTGCGCCCGCGCCGGTCGATTTCGACGCGATTTATGCGGCGGTGCTGAGAAAGGGCCGCGGCCAGCTGTCGCCCGCCACCGCGGTGCGTGCGGTACAGGCGGCGTGCGAGGCCGAGAGCTTTGCCGCCGGGCTGAAGCGCGAACGCGAGTTGTTCATGGAGCTGATGAACTCGGACCAGCGCGAGGGGCTGATCCATGCGTTTTTCGCCGACCGCGCGGTGGGCAAGCTGCCGGAACTGGAAGGTGTGGCGCCGCGCCCGCTGGCGGCAATCGGGGTCATTGGCGGCGGCACCATGGGCGCGGGCATCGCCACCGCCGCGCTCTTGTCGGGGCTGAGCGTCACCATGCTGGAGATGACGCCAGAGGCCGCCGAGGCCGCCAAGGGCCGGATCGAGGGCAACCTGTCGGGCGCGCTGAAGCGCGGCAAGCTGACGGCGCAGCAATTCGACAACCTGACCACCAAGGCGTTGACGCTGGCCATAGATTACGACGCGCTGGCCGATGCCGATCTGGTGATCGAGGCGGTGTTTGAGGATATGGAGGTCAAGAAACAGGTGTTCACCAAGCTCGACGCCGTGTGCAAACCGGGCGCGGTGCTGGCCTCGAACACCTCGTATCTCGACATCAACCAGATCGCGGCAGTGACCAGCCGTCCGCAGGATGTGCTGGGCCTGCATTTCTTCTCGCCCGCGCATGTGATGAAGCTTTTGGAGGTGGTCATCGCCGACCAGACCGCGCCCGATGTGGCGGCCACCGGCTTTGCGCTGGGCAAGCGGCTGGGCAAGGTCTCGGTCCGGGCCGGGGTCTGTGACGGATTCATCGGCAACCGCATCCTGTCGGTCTATCGTACCTGCGCCGATCACATGATCCTGGACGGGGCCTCGCCCTATCAGATCGACGAAGCGCTGGAAGAGTTCGGATTTGCCATGGGGCCCTTTGCGGTGGCCGACCTGGCGGGGCTGGATATCGGCTGGGCCGTGCGCAAGCGCAAGCGGGCCGAAGGACTGGACCCGCGCGCCCGCGACAGCGCCTATGCCGACAAGCTGTGCGAGGCGGGCCATTTCGGACAGAAGACCGGCAAGGGCTATTACGACTATGCCGCAGGCGCCAAGGCGCGGGTGCCGAATCCCGAGGTGCTGCCGTTGATCGAAGCGGAGCGCGCCCAGCAGGGGATTACCCCGCGTGCGTTCAGCAAGGACGAGATCGTGCGCCGGTACATGGCGGCGATGGTCAACGAGGCCGCCAAGGTGGTGGGCGAGGGCATCGCGCGCCGTCCGCTCGACGTGGATGTGACCCTGCTCTACGGTTACGGCTTTCCGCGCTATCGCGGCGGGCCGCTGAAATGGGCCGACATGCAGGGGCTGCCTGAGTTGCTGGCCGATATCAAACGCTGGGCGGCGGAGGATGCCTATTTCTGGCAACCCGCGCCGCTGCTGGAACAACTGGTGGCCGAGGGCCGCACTTTCGACGATCTGAACAAGGAAGCCGTCTAA
- a CDS encoding acetyl-CoA C-acyltransferase, whose amino-acid sequence MKQAVIVSTARTGLAKSFRGSFNVTHGATMGGHAVQAAVARAGLDGSEIEDCIIGCGFPEGETGSNIGRQIAIRAGLPVTASGMTVNRFCSSGLQTVALAAQAITEGGSGPMVAGGVESISMVQPKARPAPEAWIQEHKPAIYMAMIETADIVAQRYGLSRAYQDEYSLRSQQRIAAAQAEGKFADEIVPMQTKMAVKDKESGEVSMHEVTVDRDECNRPSTTLEGLAGLEPVRGAGNFVTAGNASQLSDGAAALVLMEAAEAERRGLEPLGAFKGFCVAGCEPDEMGIGPVFAVPRLLERHGLKVDDIDLWELNEAFASQCLYSRDRLGIDPEKYNVNGGSIAIGHPFGMTGARMTGHLMLEGKRRGAKLGVVSMCIGGGMGAAGLFEIF is encoded by the coding sequence ATGAAACAAGCCGTTATTGTCTCCACCGCCCGGACCGGGCTGGCGAAATCCTTTCGCGGGTCGTTCAACGTGACCCATGGGGCCACCATGGGTGGCCATGCGGTGCAGGCCGCTGTCGCGCGGGCGGGTCTCGATGGTTCGGAGATCGAGGATTGCATCATCGGCTGCGGGTTCCCCGAGGGCGAGACAGGCAGCAACATCGGCCGCCAGATCGCCATTCGCGCGGGCCTGCCGGTGACGGCCTCGGGCATGACAGTGAACCGGTTCTGCTCGTCTGGCCTGCAAACCGTTGCCCTGGCGGCGCAGGCGATCACCGAGGGCGGCTCCGGCCCGATGGTGGCGGGCGGGGTCGAAAGCATCTCGATGGTGCAACCCAAGGCGCGCCCGGCGCCCGAGGCCTGGATTCAGGAGCACAAGCCCGCCATCTACATGGCGATGATCGAGACGGCGGATATCGTGGCACAGCGCTATGGCCTCAGCCGCGCGTATCAGGACGAATACTCGCTGCGCAGTCAGCAGCGCATCGCGGCGGCGCAGGCCGAGGGCAAGTTCGCCGACGAGATTGTGCCGATGCAAACCAAGATGGCAGTGAAGGACAAGGAAAGCGGCGAGGTCTCGATGCACGAGGTCACCGTGGACCGCGACGAATGCAACCGGCCCTCGACCACGCTGGAGGGTCTGGCGGGGCTGGAGCCGGTGCGGGGCGCGGGCAATTTCGTGACCGCCGGCAATGCCTCGCAACTGAGCGACGGTGCCGCGGCGCTGGTGCTGATGGAGGCGGCAGAGGCCGAGCGTCGCGGGCTGGAGCCGCTGGGTGCGTTCAAGGGATTCTGCGTCGCTGGCTGTGAGCCGGACGAGATGGGCATCGGGCCCGTGTTCGCGGTGCCGCGCCTGCTGGAGCGGCATGGGCTCAAGGTCGACGATATCGACCTGTGGGAGCTGAACGAGGCGTTCGCCAGCCAGTGTCTTTACAGCCGCGATAGGCTGGGCATCGACCCGGAGAAATACAACGTGAACGGCGGCTCGATCGCCATCGGCCACCCGTTCGGCATGACCGGGGCCCGGATGACCGGGCATCTGATGCTGGAAGGCAAGCGGCGCGGCGCCAAGCTGGGCGTGGTCAGCATGTGCATTGGCGGCGGCATGGGCGCGGCCGGGCTGTTCGAGATCTTCTGA
- a CDS encoding acyl-CoA dehydrogenase family protein has protein sequence MDLNYSDEELAFRAEVRAFLAENLPAEVSDKVRRGISLGKEGHEKWHATLNARGWLAYNWPREFGGAEWNAVERHIFEEECAAAYAPRIVPFGLSMLAPVLQKFGTKEQQDHYLPRILSGEDWWCQGYSEPGAGSDLASLKTRAVRDGDHYVVNGQKTWTTLGQYANWIFCLVRTDPEAKQQEGISFLLIDMTTPGITVRPIVLLDGTPEVNEVFFDDVRVPVENLVGEENKGWTYAKYLLTHERTNIAGVGFSQAGLDAVKRIARIETANGRPLIENPHFAARLAQIEIDLMAMATTNMRIISQAASGQAPGVESSMLKVKGTIIRQEINDLTRRAVGPYAMPFASEAIEGDNAPIGPDYAGPVSAQYFNNRKLSIFGGSNEIQRGIIAKVKMGG, from the coding sequence ATGGACCTGAACTACAGCGACGAGGAACTGGCGTTTCGCGCCGAGGTGCGCGCCTTTCTGGCCGAGAACCTGCCGGCGGAGGTCTCGGACAAGGTGCGGCGCGGCATCAGCCTGGGCAAGGAAGGCCACGAGAAATGGCATGCCACGCTGAACGCACGCGGATGGCTGGCCTATAACTGGCCGCGCGAATTTGGCGGGGCCGAGTGGAACGCGGTAGAGCGGCATATCTTTGAAGAGGAATGCGCCGCCGCCTATGCGCCCCGCATTGTCCCCTTTGGCCTGTCGATGCTGGCACCGGTGTTGCAGAAATTCGGCACCAAGGAACAGCAGGACCATTACCTGCCGCGTATCCTGTCGGGCGAGGACTGGTGGTGTCAGGGCTATTCCGAGCCGGGCGCCGGGTCCGATCTGGCCTCGCTGAAAACCCGCGCAGTGCGGGACGGTGACCACTATGTCGTCAACGGGCAGAAGACATGGACGACGCTCGGCCAATACGCCAACTGGATATTCTGCTTGGTGCGTACCGACCCCGAGGCCAAGCAGCAGGAAGGCATCAGTTTCCTGCTGATCGACATGACCACGCCGGGCATCACCGTGCGCCCCATCGTGCTGCTGGATGGCACGCCCGAGGTGAACGAGGTGTTCTTTGACGACGTGCGGGTGCCGGTCGAGAACCTGGTGGGCGAGGAGAACAAGGGCTGGACCTATGCCAAGTACCTGCTGACCCATGAGCGTACCAATATCGCGGGCGTGGGCTTCAGCCAGGCGGGGCTGGACGCGGTCAAGCGCATCGCCCGGATCGAGACGGCCAATGGTCGTCCGCTGATCGAAAACCCGCATTTCGCGGCGCGTCTGGCGCAGATCGAGATCGACCTGATGGCTATGGCCACCACCAACATGCGCATCATCAGCCAGGCTGCCAGCGGTCAGGCGCCGGGCGTCGAAAGCTCGATGCTCAAGGTCAAGGGCACCATCATCCGGCAAGAGATCAACGACCTGACCCGCCGCGCGGTGGGGCCCTATGCGATGCCCTTCGCCTCGGAGGCGATCGAGGGCGACAATGCACCCATCGGCCCCGATTATGCCGGGCCGGTGTCGGCGCAGTATTTCAACAATCGCAAACTGTCGATCTTTGGCGGATCGAACGAGATCCAGCGCGGGATCATCGCCAAGGTCAAGATGGGGGGCTGA